The following coding sequences lie in one Betaproteobacteria bacterium genomic window:
- a CDS encoding acyltransferase — MLIVLVVNLHACVTYSHVGDWYFMSAQEPTLAAKVPFILWQAHLQSFFMGLLFFISAYFAHGSIARRGVGAFVRERLLRLGLPALLYMLVIHPFILLVLNPWNFNFGPPAAFYVNYLRTGKFLGSTGPLWFVVALLLFSLIFAAWRSMRPLSNDPRPATAPTGAFLLLFALVLGFGSFAMRLVQPIGTNVLNMQLCFFVQYIAFFLAGWHAARHGWLLPLASSSCARTAGRLALFGGPVLLLAIIIIGSRAAGPEAFFGGWRWQSFGYAVWEQLAGVGLSLGLLALFSRKCNIESQLLRWLSDRSFGVYCVARPSHNRSGDALSHLAAEHLCPCRASHTYRTYCQLRCGRHRPPPTGLAAHLVSSINQVPTLGNSMLPGLTFLWRPQ, encoded by the coding sequence TTGCTGATTGTGCTGGTCGTCAACCTTCATGCGTGCGTGACTTATAGCCATGTTGGCGATTGGTACTTCATGAGTGCGCAGGAACCCACGCTGGCCGCGAAGGTGCCGTTCATTCTCTGGCAGGCTCATCTCCAGTCATTTTTCATGGGTCTGTTGTTCTTCATCTCCGCCTATTTTGCACATGGCTCAATCGCCCGCCGCGGCGTCGGTGCCTTCGTCCGCGAGCGTCTACTTCGTCTCGGACTTCCAGCATTGCTTTACATGCTGGTGATTCACCCCTTCATTCTGTTGGTGTTGAATCCGTGGAACTTCAATTTCGGCCCTCCGGCTGCGTTTTACGTCAATTATCTTCGCACGGGGAAATTCCTCGGCTCCACAGGCCCCCTTTGGTTCGTAGTTGCGTTGCTACTTTTTAGTCTGATATTCGCAGCGTGGCGCTCGATGCGACCTTTGTCCAATGATCCACGGCCTGCTACCGCCCCAACCGGCGCGTTCCTCTTGCTGTTCGCGCTTGTTCTCGGTTTCGGTTCATTCGCTATGCGCCTCGTGCAGCCCATCGGGACTAACGTGCTAAACATGCAGCTGTGTTTCTTCGTGCAATACATCGCGTTCTTTCTGGCAGGCTGGCACGCAGCACGTCACGGTTGGCTACTTCCACTGGCTTCGTCCTCGTGCGCCCGCACCGCTGGTAGGCTGGCCCTTTTCGGCGGTCCGGTGCTGTTGCTCGCGATCATCATCATCGGTTCTAGAGCGGCGGGACCCGAAGCGTTCTTTGGAGGTTGGCGCTGGCAGTCTTTCGGTTACGCCGTGTGGGAGCAACTCGCCGGCGTTGGCCTCTCGCTCGGCTTGCTTGCGTTGTTTTCGCGCAAATGCAACATCGAAAGCCAACTCTTGCGCTGGCTTTCCGACCGTTCCTTCGGCGTTTACTGTGTTGCACGCCCCAGTCATAATCGCTCTGGCGATGCTCTTTCGCACCTTGCCGCAGAACACTTATGCCCTTGTCGCGCTTCTCACACTTACCGGACTTACTGCCAGCTTCGCTGTGGCCGACATCGGCCGCCGCCTACCGGGCTTGCGGCGCATCTTGTAAGCTCCATAAACCAGGTTCCGACGCTTGGGAATTCAATGCTTCCAGGGCTTACATTTCTGTGGCGGCCACAATGA
- a CDS encoding glutaredoxin family protein, giving the protein MALGCASSPGLAQTPSDAPANQTSVALVVYVRDGCPHCADAKVFLEQLARERPQLRIVLRAVDKDPSARDELMALSRSAGTGPPGVPTFVVKGRVLVGFGDARESGPVVLALIDQETVAPSKVETRLFGTLSASQMGLPLFTLALGLLDGFNPCAMWVLLFLLSLLVRLQDRRRMALVAGTFVLVSGAVYYAFMAAWLNVFLAVGLSTQVRWVLAAFALLVGAVNVKDFMAFGKGISFSIPESAKPRIYARVRAVLNAEALPGSLLAVAVLAVVVNFMELLCTAGLPAIYTAVLTQQSVSPAAHYGYLGLYILGYIADDTLMVTVAVVALGNRKLTEHTGRWLKLLSGLVMLALGVVLLVRPGWLI; this is encoded by the coding sequence CTGGCTTTGGGCTGCGCGTCTTCTCCGGGCTTGGCGCAGACACCGTCCGATGCGCCCGCCAACCAGACGTCTGTCGCCTTGGTGGTGTACGTGCGCGACGGCTGCCCGCATTGCGCGGATGCCAAGGTGTTCCTCGAACAGCTTGCGCGTGAGCGGCCGCAGTTGCGCATCGTGTTGCGGGCGGTGGACAAGGACCCTTCCGCGCGTGACGAACTGATGGCGCTGTCCCGCAGCGCGGGCACCGGGCCGCCAGGTGTTCCGACGTTTGTCGTCAAGGGGCGGGTGCTGGTTGGTTTTGGCGACGCCCGTGAAAGCGGCCCGGTGGTCCTGGCCCTGATTGATCAGGAAACCGTGGCGCCGAGCAAGGTCGAAACGCGCCTCTTTGGCACCCTCAGCGCGTCGCAGATGGGCTTGCCGCTTTTCACGCTGGCGCTGGGCCTGCTGGACGGCTTCAATCCGTGCGCCATGTGGGTGCTGCTGTTCTTGCTATCCCTGCTGGTGCGCCTGCAGGACCGGCGCCGCATGGCGCTGGTCGCCGGCACCTTTGTGTTGGTCAGCGGCGCCGTGTACTACGCGTTCATGGCGGCCTGGCTGAATGTCTTTCTGGCGGTCGGCCTGTCCACTCAGGTGCGCTGGGTGCTTGCCGCCTTCGCCCTGTTGGTGGGTGCCGTCAATGTGAAAGATTTCATGGCGTTTGGCAAGGGCATCTCGTTCTCCATTCCGGAATCCGCCAAGCCACGCATATATGCGCGTGTGCGCGCCGTGCTCAACGCCGAGGCGCTCCCAGGTTCGCTATTGGCAGTGGCCGTGCTGGCCGTGGTGGTGAACTTCATGGAACTGCTGTGCACGGCGGGGCTGCCCGCCATTTACACCGCCGTTCTGACCCAGCAGAGCGTGAGCCCGGCGGCGCACTACGGCTACCTGGGGCTGTACATCCTGGGCTACATTGCCGATGACACCCTGATGGTCACGGTGGCGGTGGTAGCCTTGGGCAATCGAAAGCTGACGGAGCACACAGGCCGATGGCTCAAGCTCCTGAGCGGGCTTGTGATGCTGGCGCTGGGCGTTGTGTTGCTGGTGCGGCCCGGCTGGTTGATCTGA
- a CDS encoding tripartite tricarboxylate transporter substrate binding protein, with protein sequence MNMAHLIPELIQVTRATKYPILQRVGAALFTLLAMCPPGVHAETWPSKPLRWIVAYPAGGGSDFLARQLAPQLGKQLGQPVVIDNRPGAAGMIGTDIAAKAAPDGYTIVTGDNGAMVFHGAMYKKVPYDPHELAPIGLMARFPLILAVNTASGFNSARQLIEELRKRPGMYSYASPGVGSPHHLAMELFIERTRTTILHIPYRGTALAVQDVIGGQVPMMVLDTAAGLPQIKGGNVRALAVMSKARIPSLPDVPTLDEIGRDAGFDAGLKDFEVTAWQGLFAPKDTSPAIISRLTAEMNQAINAPDIRARLEAYGLEIMPTDGKALASFIQRETTFWHALIRARKLSAE encoded by the coding sequence ATGAATATGGCGCACCTCATCCCCGAACTTATTCAAGTGACCCGCGCCACAAAGTACCCGATCCTGCAACGCGTTGGCGCTGCGCTATTCACCTTGCTCGCCATGTGCCCGCCCGGCGTCCATGCAGAGACATGGCCGAGCAAGCCGCTGCGCTGGATCGTCGCCTATCCGGCCGGCGGCGGCTCCGACTTTCTGGCGCGCCAGCTCGCACCGCAATTGGGGAAGCAACTTGGCCAGCCTGTCGTCATCGACAATCGTCCGGGCGCGGCGGGCATGATCGGGACGGACATTGCCGCCAAGGCAGCGCCGGACGGATACACCATCGTCACCGGCGACAACGGCGCCATGGTGTTCCACGGCGCGATGTATAAGAAAGTGCCTTACGATCCGCATGAACTCGCGCCAATCGGCTTGATGGCGCGCTTTCCGCTGATCCTCGCGGTAAATACCGCCTCGGGCTTCAACAGCGCCAGACAGCTGATCGAAGAACTCAGGAAGCGTCCTGGCATGTACAGCTACGCCTCACCCGGCGTCGGCAGTCCGCATCACCTGGCGATGGAGTTGTTCATCGAACGGACGAGGACAACGATTCTGCATATCCCCTACCGCGGCACCGCGCTGGCGGTGCAGGATGTCATCGGCGGTCAGGTGCCGATGATGGTGCTGGATACCGCCGCCGGGCTGCCGCAGATCAAGGGCGGCAACGTCAGGGCGCTCGCCGTGATGTCGAAGGCACGCATTCCGTCGCTGCCCGACGTGCCGACGCTCGACGAGATCGGCCGCGATGCCGGTTTTGATGCAGGATTGAAAGATTTCGAGGTGACCGCATGGCAGGGGCTGTTCGCGCCGAAGGACACGTCACCTGCGATCATCAGCAGGCTGACCGCTGAAATGAACCAGGCCATCAACGCACCGGACATACGCGCGCGGCTGGAAGCATACGGCCTTGAAATCATGCCGACCGACGGGAAAGCGTTGGCATCGTTTATCCAGCGCGAGACGACGTTCTGGCACGCGCTGATCCGGGCGCGGAAACTGTCCGCCGAGTAA
- a CDS encoding OPT/YSL family transporter → MTTTPASSTAPRWSWLPTLGTWKYYALLGIVGILILGPLGGVTASYMNFSLGFFVGGQVLAGILGSVVTYGYGAEGKHGANYIQTTAASVAGMSGMAVVIQAMVWLGLPQPPTWVLILYMMSIGMFGVGVGMLYTPILVDRLKLNFPSGLAVANILRALTDPVLLRQSVSRLFGGMALGIAGGIGAAKTAFLGAIDLSTSTFGAGMIVGARIGIAAIAGGLAGWALIPYFISIGWLKAGEPFRKITFLIALGMIMGAALVDVSQILWRAWKQSRETANAPKIVEEDWKKVHMGRLVAWVAFWGVTIIVVGSQLMNVPVGYLIFAVVLVFVFVMVNGISTGMTDSNPISSAFVVTVVLMAALGLKDPIAGLLAASVLLIATSTGVDMQQDRSTGWRLGTNRVIQFRYQVAGIVMGAVMAVVFAKLFMSAYPILNIDQTTLAADQQPDKWTSAMTYKFVGALRSLTDDKPYQRTAIWLGVAIGLVTQLLRQWIKASERYQKWIANSRAGFATDFALDAAILPSPYASSFGGFVNLPTSAWFAAGGIFSSVVDTFAKRKESRNGNGSGNGESKSALPSDMSTTSLMGGGLIAGDALAALGLGLMGLAATLLS, encoded by the coding sequence ATGACGACTACTCCTGCATCCTCAACCGCTCCCCGCTGGAGCTGGCTGCCGACGTTGGGCACGTGGAAGTATTACGCGCTGCTTGGCATTGTCGGCATCCTGATACTTGGCCCGCTCGGCGGGGTGACGGCCTCTTACATGAATTTCTCGCTGGGTTTCTTTGTTGGCGGGCAGGTACTGGCGGGCATCCTGGGCTCGGTGGTGACATATGGATATGGCGCCGAGGGCAAGCACGGCGCCAACTACATCCAGACTACGGCCGCCTCGGTGGCGGGCATGAGCGGAATGGCTGTGGTCATCCAGGCGATGGTATGGCTGGGATTACCGCAGCCGCCGACCTGGGTGCTGATCCTGTACATGATGAGCATCGGCATGTTCGGGGTTGGCGTCGGCATGTTGTACACACCGATCCTGGTGGATCGCCTGAAGCTTAACTTTCCCTCTGGCCTCGCTGTGGCCAATATTCTGCGGGCGCTGACCGATCCGGTATTGCTGAGGCAATCGGTATCGCGTCTGTTCGGTGGCATGGCGCTGGGTATTGCCGGCGGCATTGGTGCGGCGAAAACTGCTTTCCTGGGCGCAATCGATCTCTCCACCTCGACGTTCGGTGCGGGCATGATCGTCGGCGCGCGCATCGGTATCGCCGCCATCGCCGGTGGCCTCGCCGGCTGGGCGCTGATTCCGTACTTCATTTCCATCGGCTGGCTGAAAGCGGGCGAGCCGTTCCGCAAAATCACCTTCCTGATCGCGCTCGGCATGATCATGGGCGCGGCGCTGGTGGACGTGAGCCAGATCCTGTGGCGCGCCTGGAAGCAATCGCGTGAGACCGCGAATGCGCCCAAGATCGTGGAAGAAGACTGGAAGAAGGTCCATATGGGCCGCCTGGTTGCCTGGGTGGCGTTCTGGGGCGTGACCATCATCGTGGTGGGATCTCAGCTGATGAATGTCCCGGTGGGCTACCTGATCTTTGCCGTGGTGCTGGTGTTTGTGTTCGTGATGGTCAACGGCATTTCCACCGGCATGACCGACTCGAACCCGATCTCGTCTGCCTTTGTCGTCACCGTCGTGCTGATGGCGGCACTGGGCCTGAAAGATCCCATCGCCGGCCTGCTTGCGGCCAGCGTGCTGCTGATCGCCACTTCTACCGGCGTCGACATGCAACAGGATCGTTCCACCGGCTGGCGCCTCGGCACCAATCGCGTCATCCAGTTCCGTTATCAGGTTGCCGGCATCGTCATGGGGGCGGTCATGGCGGTGGTGTTCGCGAAGCTGTTCATGTCCGCGTATCCGATCCTCAATATTGATCAGACGACGCTCGCGGCCGACCAGCAGCCGGACAAATGGACCTCTGCGATGACCTATAAATTTGTCGGCGCGCTGCGCAGCCTGACCGACGACAAGCCTTATCAGCGCACCGCCATCTGGCTTGGCGTCGCCATCGGCCTGGTGACGCAGTTGTTGCGTCAATGGATCAAGGCGAGCGAGCGCTATCAGAAATGGATCGCGAACAGCCGCGCAGGTTTTGCCACCGATTTCGCGCTCGACGCCGCGATCCTGCCGTCGCCGTACGCATCGTCTTTCGGCGGCTTCGTCAACCTGCCGACTTCGGCGTGGTTCGCAGCCGGCGGCATTTTCTCCAGCGTGGTGGATACCTTTGCCAAGCGCAAGGAAAGCCGCAACGGTAATGGGAGCGGCAATGGCGAAAGCAAATCAGCGCTGCCCAGCGACATGAGCACGACTTCGCTGATGGGCGGGGGACTCATCGCGGGTGACGCGTTGGCGGCGCTGGGCTTGGGGTTGATGGGGCTCGCGGCGACATTGTTGAGCTGA
- a CDS encoding YbaN family protein: MKHHWTIRSQRALWLVAGWLALLLGIIGIFLPLLPTTPFVLLAAFCFSRGSERWERWLLHHPRYGPMVRNWREHRAVPLRAKQFATVMMVLSAAWSWWIVSAPFQWVPAAFCAVVAAWLWSLPNR, translated from the coding sequence GTGAAACATCACTGGACCATTCGTTCGCAGCGCGCGCTGTGGCTGGTCGCCGGCTGGCTGGCGTTGCTGCTCGGTATCATCGGCATCTTCCTGCCGCTGTTGCCGACCACGCCGTTTGTGTTGCTGGCGGCGTTTTGTTTTTCGCGTGGCAGCGAACGCTGGGAGCGCTGGCTACTGCACCATCCGCGCTATGGGCCGATGGTGCGAAACTGGCGCGAACACCGCGCGGTGCCACTGCGCGCGAAACAATTCGCCACCGTCATGATGGTGCTGAGCGCGGCCTGGTCATGGTGGATCGTGTCGGCGCCATTTCAGTGGGTGCCAGCAGCCTTTTGCGCAGTGGTCGCGGCATGGCTATGGAGCCTGCCGAATCGTTGA
- a CDS encoding gamma-glutamyltransferase family protein → MALSIAGSVMRGSFALGGFMIKPFMSCCCRPFLKVGTLLLLGACAYPSPSGKLLSPTPQGLSRSIATQPAKQAVVTAHPLATRAALRMLDQGGSPIDAAIAAQMVLGLVEAQSSGIGGGSLIMNWDAAAGKLTSYDGLAAAPSNVTAALTIDVDGSTLKSEDVQRGGRTVGVPGTLAVLKMVHERYGKLQWSALFAPAIELAQSGFPMPAYMHKILSTPTAASEHPDMVPLFFGADGKVRPIGATVTNPAYAITMKRIAARGPAGLWEEGAGTALVASAQRGYRHSLITEADLSAYRAEPRDPVCAPFLAYSVCVMGPSSFGGVVVLQMLQMLEARKPAAPGAARFDFDDPAFVHYYAEAGRLAQADRLHYVGDPGFVSVPADALVAGAYVRDRAQRIDSSRMTKDVSAGVVEAKAAAIMPVEASQPETADATSQIAIVDAAGNALSMTTTINLNFGSRLMVDGFVLNNAMTNFSAAPRAGQAAPNRMQAGKRPVTSMAPTIVFDRSGKPFIVGGSAGGGQIVDYISASLVEMLANQRTPAEALARGHVSTAIRGKLQLEKDTAVASQSATLAAKGHDVDVLPMTSGLGFLMRRDNAGVAGGVGGASDGLGGWIGAADPRRDGVAEGR, encoded by the coding sequence ATGGCGTTGTCAATCGCCGGTAGCGTCATGCGGGGGAGCTTTGCCTTGGGAGGATTCATGATCAAACCGTTCATGTCATGTTGTTGCCGGCCGTTCTTGAAAGTTGGCACGCTCTTACTTCTGGGTGCGTGCGCTTATCCGTCGCCATCCGGCAAATTGTTGTCGCCGACGCCCCAAGGATTGTCCCGTTCAATTGCCACCCAACCCGCGAAGCAGGCGGTCGTCACCGCGCATCCGCTGGCCACGCGCGCGGCGCTGAGGATGCTCGATCAGGGCGGCAGCCCGATCGATGCGGCGATCGCGGCGCAGATGGTGCTGGGTCTGGTCGAAGCGCAATCGTCCGGCATTGGCGGTGGGTCGCTCATCATGAATTGGGATGCCGCCGCGGGGAAACTTACCAGCTACGATGGTCTGGCCGCCGCGCCGTCCAATGTCACGGCTGCGCTGACGATTGACGTCGATGGCAGCACACTGAAAAGCGAAGATGTGCAGCGCGGCGGTCGCACGGTGGGCGTTCCCGGGACACTGGCGGTGCTGAAGATGGTGCATGAACGCTACGGCAAGCTTCAATGGTCCGCGCTGTTCGCGCCGGCGATCGAACTTGCGCAAAGCGGTTTCCCGATGCCCGCGTACATGCACAAGATTCTTTCCACACCGACCGCCGCAAGCGAACATCCGGATATGGTGCCGCTTTTTTTTGGCGCGGATGGCAAGGTGCGGCCGATCGGCGCGACCGTGACAAATCCTGCGTATGCAATCACGATGAAGCGAATCGCCGCGCGCGGGCCGGCCGGCCTGTGGGAAGAGGGCGCCGGCACGGCGCTGGTCGCGTCTGCGCAGCGTGGATATCGCCATTCGCTGATCACCGAGGCGGATCTTTCCGCCTATCGTGCCGAGCCCCGCGATCCGGTTTGCGCGCCGTTCCTTGCGTATTCGGTGTGCGTGATGGGCCCGTCGTCGTTCGGTGGCGTGGTGGTACTGCAGATGTTGCAGATGCTGGAAGCGCGCAAGCCCGCCGCGCCGGGCGCGGCACGCTTCGATTTCGATGATCCGGCGTTTGTCCACTACTATGCCGAGGCGGGAAGACTGGCGCAGGCGGATCGACTGCACTACGTCGGCGATCCGGGCTTTGTGAGCGTGCCGGCGGATGCCCTGGTTGCGGGTGCGTATGTGCGCGATCGTGCGCAGCGAATCGATTCTTCGCGCATGACCAAGGACGTGAGCGCCGGCGTAGTGGAAGCGAAGGCTGCTGCGATCATGCCGGTCGAGGCATCGCAGCCTGAAACCGCGGATGCGACGAGCCAGATTGCCATCGTGGATGCGGCGGGCAATGCGCTGAGCATGACGACGACGATCAATCTCAATTTCGGCTCGCGCCTGATGGTCGATGGTTTCGTGCTGAATAACGCGATGACCAATTTCTCCGCCGCACCGCGCGCGGGCCAGGCCGCGCCCAACCGCATGCAGGCGGGCAAGCGTCCCGTGACATCGATGGCGCCCACCATTGTGTTTGACCGATCCGGCAAGCCGTTTATTGTCGGCGGGTCGGCAGGTGGTGGTCAGATTGTCGATTACATCAGTGCCAGCCTGGTGGAGATGCTGGCCAATCAGCGCACACCTGCGGAGGCGCTGGCGCGGGGTCATGTCTCCACGGCGATACGCGGCAAGCTGCAACTGGAAAAAGATACTGCGGTGGCGTCTCAGTCGGCGACACTCGCGGCCAAGGGGCATGACGTCGATGTGTTGCCGATGACCAGTGGTCTGGGATTTTTGATGCGCCGCGACAATGCTGGCGTGGCGGGCGGGGTGGGTGGCGCGAGTGATGGGCTGGGCGGCTGGATTGGTGCGGCCGATCCCAGGCGGGATGGCGTTGCGGAAGGGCGTTAG